The following coding sequences lie in one Nitrospirota bacterium genomic window:
- a CDS encoding bifunctional nuclease family protein, producing the protein MITQMHIKGLMFDPYNNAYIVVLRDEEHSDMLPIWVGKSEAGAISMAMENVTPPRPMTHDFMKSFLDAYNAKVISVVITDLSEHTYFAKIHLMYEDSEYTVDARPSDAIALALRSNAPVFANDSVITKQSSEELEQWLENLKPEDFGKLDS; encoded by the coding sequence GTGATTACACAGATGCATATTAAGGGGTTGATGTTCGATCCCTATAATAACGCCTATATCGTGGTGCTACGCGATGAAGAACATTCCGACATGCTCCCCATTTGGGTCGGGAAATCAGAAGCGGGGGCGATCAGCATGGCGATGGAAAATGTCACGCCTCCCCGGCCGATGACGCACGACTTCATGAAGTCGTTTCTCGATGCATATAATGCGAAAGTCATTAGTGTGGTCATTACGGATCTGTCTGAGCATACCTACTTTGCCAAGATTCACTTGATGTACGAAGACTCAGAATATACCGTCGATGCCAGACCCAGCGATGCGATTGCACTCGCCCTTCGGTCTAATGCGCCGGTATTTGCCAATGACAGCGTCATTACGAAACAAAGCTCCGAGGAACTTGAACAGTGGCTGGAAAATCTTAAGCCGGAAGATTTTGGCAAACTGGACTCCTGA
- a CDS encoding Fe(2+)-trafficking protein, translating into MSDVQCVTCGQAGEAITDTLFMGKLETEIKAKVCKPCWKKWEGMRVMVINEYQVNLGEESGRELVKKQMKAFLKLGEQIDTAKIDQNFRPQA; encoded by the coding sequence ATGTCAGACGTTCAGTGCGTCACGTGCGGACAGGCAGGAGAAGCCATCACAGACACCCTCTTCATGGGAAAGCTCGAAACCGAGATCAAAGCCAAGGTCTGCAAACCCTGCTGGAAAAAATGGGAAGGCATGCGGGTCATGGTCATTAACGAGTATCAGGTCAACCTGGGCGAAGAAAGCGGCAGAGAACTCGTCAAAAAGCAGATGAAAGCGTTCCTGAAGCTCGGCGAACAAATTGACACCGCAAAGATCGATCAAAACTTTCGCCCGCAAGCCTAA
- a CDS encoding sulfurtransferase TusA family protein yields MAGDEEKGTIVTDQPYAELDLRGVICPYNFVKTKLKLETMEQGQILSVLLDDGDPIQNVPRSVSNEGHSVLSQDRVEGSFRVLIRRREDE; encoded by the coding sequence GTGGCTGGAGATGAAGAGAAAGGCACGATTGTGACGGATCAACCGTATGCCGAGTTGGATTTACGAGGAGTGATTTGCCCCTATAACTTCGTCAAGACGAAGTTGAAGTTGGAAACGATGGAGCAGGGACAGATCCTTTCGGTATTGTTGGATGATGGAGATCCGATTCAGAATGTCCCGCGCAGCGTGAGTAATGAGGGGCATAGTGTCCTCTCGCAGGACCGCGTCGAGGGATCATTTCGAGTGCTCATCCGCCGCCGCGAAGATGAGTAG
- a CDS encoding SAM-dependent methyltransferase produces the protein MKRGIISMARDGSQPNDRKIQGRTTAPHFPGTLYIVGTPIGHPDDITLRALATLRRVSIIASEDPRKTQALLTHHGITATITSYGPLNRHEKIQLLLHRLTQGHDVAFVSDNGTPVIYDPGSLFVAAAHRAGIMVKTIPGPSVMTAATAISGFSGDAIIFEGHLPSSSLRLTAFLAKLREERRTLAFYVTSRSLRRLLQTLAQIFPNRQVAIAIDLTTPKETLMRGRSEKLLDQIRQVSKDSAVTVVIEGHRAGSKSKKMSGTIPRTTHLRGGG, from the coding sequence ATGAAACGAGGAATTATATCGATGGCGCGAGACGGGAGTCAACCAAACGATCGCAAGATACAAGGCCGGACCACCGCCCCTCATTTCCCCGGCACCCTCTACATCGTCGGCACGCCAATTGGTCACCCTGACGACATTACGCTTCGGGCTCTTGCGACGTTGCGCCGCGTCTCGATTATTGCGTCAGAAGATCCACGCAAGACCCAGGCACTCCTGACCCATCACGGCATCACCGCCACGATCACGAGCTACGGCCCGCTCAATCGCCACGAAAAAATACAGCTCCTTCTGCATCGACTCACGCAGGGGCATGATGTGGCCTTCGTCTCAGACAATGGCACCCCGGTGATCTACGACCCAGGCAGTCTGTTTGTGGCGGCGGCCCATCGAGCAGGAATCATGGTTAAAACGATCCCGGGCCCCTCTGTCATGACGGCAGCTACGGCCATCTCTGGGTTTTCTGGCGATGCGATCATTTTTGAGGGGCACCTGCCGTCATCCAGCCTGCGTCTCACAGCATTCCTCGCCAAACTTCGCGAGGAGCGCAGAACGCTCGCCTTCTATGTAACCTCAAGATCCCTCAGAAGACTGCTACAAACTCTGGCGCAAATCTTCCCCAATAGACAGGTTGCCATTGCGATAGATCTGACGACGCCCAAGGAGACTCTTATGCGCGGAAGGTCTGAGAAGCTGCTCGATCAGATCAGACAGGTATCGAAAGACTCAGCAGTGACGGTCGTGATTGAAGGGCACAGGGCAGGATCAAAATCGAAAAAGATGAGCGGAACAATACCCCGCACTACTCATCTTCGCGGCGGCGGATGA
- the ccsA gene encoding cytochrome c biogenesis protein CcsA, with amino-acid sequence MAAMFFMVTMALYFAATVSFLAYLLWPSEALSKASLGMTAIGFAAHTIALVARMVGTADVSPPGFHEALSFFSWMLILVFLAVEFRHRLHVLGSFIVPLALVSLVSAAALPETAPTLSPVFRTLWVHVTLSMLGTVGFAVAFVAGLMYLIQDRLLKSKRFNVLYSKLPALDFLDHLNQQSIVMGFPLLTLGIITGALSAEFSRGSYLSWNPEQTWALVTWVFYFAVLLGRLTVGWRAKRAAYLTIIGFAGVILTLIGVVLKGHGPVS; translated from the coding sequence ATGGCCGCCATGTTTTTCATGGTGACGATGGCCCTGTATTTTGCGGCCACCGTTTCCTTTCTTGCCTACCTGCTGTGGCCTTCAGAGGCCCTGTCCAAAGCCTCGTTGGGCATGACAGCGATCGGGTTTGCTGCTCATACCATTGCGTTGGTTGCGAGAATGGTCGGAACGGCAGACGTCTCGCCGCCCGGGTTCCATGAAGCCCTGTCGTTTTTTTCCTGGATGCTGATTCTCGTCTTTCTTGCTGTAGAGTTTCGTCATCGTCTGCATGTGCTTGGTTCGTTCATCGTTCCACTGGCCCTCGTGTCGCTCGTCTCTGCCGCGGCCTTGCCAGAAACCGCTCCGACGTTGAGTCCTGTGTTTCGTACGCTGTGGGTCCATGTCACGCTGAGTATGCTCGGGACCGTGGGGTTTGCGGTCGCCTTTGTAGCTGGTCTCATGTATCTGATTCAGGACAGGCTTCTCAAGTCTAAACGCTTCAATGTCCTCTACTCAAAACTGCCTGCGCTGGATTTTCTCGACCATCTCAATCAGCAATCGATCGTGATGGGATTTCCGCTGCTGACGCTCGGCATCATCACTGGGGCGTTGTCCGCCGAGTTCTCTCGAGGGTCGTACCTGAGCTGGAATCCCGAGCAAACATGGGCGTTGGTGACATGGGTATTCTACTTCGCCGTGTTGCTCGGACGACTCACGGTGGGCTGGCGAGCCAAACGAGCTGCCTATTTGACGATTATTGGATTTGCCGGAGTGATACTGACCCTCATTGGCGTGGTCCTCAAGGGCCACGGACCGGTGTCTTGA
- the hemA gene encoding glutamyl-tRNA reductase, which produces MHIVVVGLSHKTAPVEIREKLAIPESRMSEALTRLCSYQGVREGILLSTCNRVEVYAVVDEIEAGYGRIQEFLADAHLSLSSEQLTPHLYWHQGDRAISHLFRVASSLDSMIVGESQILGQIKDAFEVALTHKSTGIILNKVVKKAISVAKRVRTETKIAEMAVSVSYAAVELAKKIFSDLSEKTVLLVGAGEMAKLAARHFIASGIRHVRVTTRNPQHGMELADRFGGTAVPFEQFREDMASADIVLVSTGAAHYLVSEDDVQRSVKQRMNRPMFLIDISVPRNIDPAVRHVDNAFLFDIDDLKARVEQNRGGRLLEAEKAEQMVVDEVGIVRQWLQSLEVTPTIMALRTKADDIKRVEVEKTLGRLANLSEPERELVEAMASSIVNKLIHNTMVTLKAEVNSSDGAAFVEAARRFFSLGDAAGSAVNGSAVESNIQSREETTPKAGAKTPDR; this is translated from the coding sequence ATGCATATTGTTGTTGTCGGTCTGAGTCATAAGACCGCCCCGGTTGAAATTCGCGAGAAGCTCGCGATTCCTGAGAGCCGGATGAGTGAAGCCCTGACCCGTCTCTGTTCGTATCAAGGGGTACGGGAAGGCATATTGCTGTCGACCTGTAATCGTGTCGAGGTCTATGCCGTCGTCGATGAAATTGAAGCCGGGTATGGTCGTATTCAGGAATTTTTGGCTGATGCCCACCTGTCGCTGTCTTCAGAGCAACTGACACCCCATCTCTACTGGCACCAGGGGGATCGGGCGATCAGCCATTTATTTCGTGTCGCCTCTAGTCTCGACTCCATGATTGTCGGCGAGTCGCAGATTCTAGGGCAGATTAAAGATGCGTTCGAGGTAGCACTTACACACAAGTCGACCGGCATCATTCTGAACAAAGTCGTGAAGAAGGCGATCTCCGTCGCCAAGCGTGTGCGGACGGAAACGAAAATTGCCGAGATGGCGGTGTCGGTCAGTTATGCCGCGGTCGAGTTGGCCAAGAAGATCTTTTCGGATCTCAGCGAAAAGACGGTGTTGTTGGTGGGGGCGGGGGAGATGGCCAAGTTGGCGGCCAGACATTTTATTGCCAGCGGGATCCGTCATGTGCGGGTCACGACGAGGAATCCGCAACATGGAATGGAATTGGCCGATCGATTCGGCGGCACCGCGGTTCCCTTTGAACAGTTTCGGGAGGACATGGCGTCTGCCGATATTGTGCTGGTATCGACCGGTGCCGCTCATTATCTCGTGAGCGAGGACGACGTGCAGCGATCGGTCAAACAACGGATGAATCGCCCGATGTTTCTGATCGACATCTCGGTCCCGCGCAATATCGATCCGGCGGTGCGTCATGTGGATAATGCGTTTCTTTTCGACATCGATGATTTGAAAGCGCGGGTTGAACAGAACCGCGGAGGACGTTTGCTGGAGGCCGAGAAGGCCGAGCAGATGGTGGTGGATGAAGTCGGGATCGTTCGGCAGTGGCTCCAGTCGCTCGAAGTGACCCCCACCATCATGGCTCTCCGTACGAAAGCCGATGATATCAAACGGGTGGAGGTCGAGAAGACTTTGGGGCGATTGGCGAATCTCTCCGAGCCCGAGCGTGAATTGGTCGAGGCGATGGCGTCCTCAATCGTGAACAAGCTCATTCATAACACGATGGTGACGCTCAAGGCCGAGGTGAATTCTTCGGACGGGGCTGCGTTCGTCGAGGCGGCGAGGCGATTCTTTAGCCTTGGGGATGCCGCTGGTTCGGCCGTCAACGGGAGTGCAGTAGAGAGCAATATCCAGAGTCGTGAAGAGACGACTCCAAAAGCTGGCGCGAAGACACCGGATCGATGA
- the hemC gene encoding hydroxymethylbilane synthase, which produces MSKVSHERLSVVLGTRGSKLAVHQSEWVQAQLHALAPHVTVTLRRIQTSGDRILDVPLAQIGGKGLFVKEIEEALLSGEIDLAVHSMKDVPTELPDGLEILCVPPREDPRDALISRDGKSFLDLPLGARIGTSSLRRQSQLLHARPDLTIAMLRGNLDTRLKKLREGQFDAIVLAAAGLRRLAWAHEITEYLAPQISLPAIGQGALGIEGRRDDAFIRSLLSGLDHAPSKIAVLAERALLHRLQGGCQVPIAAHATLTGTKVRLEGVVASVDGKELIRDSVEGTIEDPESIGVQLAERLLARGGERILQGIYGTA; this is translated from the coding sequence ATGTCGAAAGTCAGCCATGAACGATTGAGCGTCGTGCTGGGAACGCGCGGTAGCAAGTTGGCGGTGCATCAGAGCGAGTGGGTGCAGGCACAGTTACATGCGTTGGCTCCCCATGTGACGGTCACGTTGCGACGGATCCAGACATCAGGGGACAGGATTCTCGACGTTCCGTTGGCTCAAATCGGTGGGAAGGGGCTCTTTGTCAAGGAGATCGAGGAAGCGTTGTTGAGCGGCGAGATTGATCTGGCGGTGCATAGCATGAAAGATGTCCCCACGGAACTGCCCGATGGGCTGGAGATTCTCTGTGTGCCGCCTCGTGAGGATCCGCGGGATGCCTTGATCAGTCGTGACGGAAAGTCGTTCCTGGACCTTCCGCTTGGTGCCAGGATTGGAACCAGCAGCCTTCGCCGTCAATCGCAACTCTTGCATGCGAGACCGGATCTCACGATTGCGATGTTGCGAGGGAATCTGGATACCCGTCTCAAGAAGTTACGTGAGGGACAGTTCGATGCCATCGTGCTCGCCGCAGCCGGACTTCGACGATTGGCGTGGGCGCATGAAATCACGGAGTATCTGGCGCCTCAGATTAGTTTGCCTGCCATTGGCCAGGGCGCGCTCGGAATTGAGGGCCGGAGGGACGATGCCTTCATTCGTTCCCTCTTGAGCGGCTTGGACCATGCGCCGAGTAAGATCGCCGTTCTTGCTGAGCGTGCGTTGCTCCATCGGCTTCAAGGAGGCTGTCAGGTCCCAATCGCCGCCCATGCAACATTGACCGGTACAAAGGTGAGATTGGAAGGCGTCGTGGCCAGTGTGGACGGCAAGGAACTCATTCGCGATTCTGTTGAAGGCACGATCGAGGATCCTGAGTCGATCGGTGTTCAACTCGCAGAACGATTGCTTGCGCGCGGGGGCGAGAGAATTCTCCAAGGGATCTACGGGACGGCATGA
- the cobA gene encoding uroporphyrinogen-III C-methyltransferase: MTTTRRSGKVYLVGAGPGDPGLLTLKGKACLEQADVVLYDFLANPALLQYVPATAQRIYVGRRGRGQYRDQADINRLLIERAQEGHVVVRLKGGDPFVFGRGGEEAEAVAAAGIDFEVVPGVTAAIAVPAYAGIPVTHRTLASTVTFVTGHEDPTKPETLLEWPKLAGASGTLVFMMGMKNLPSIVGHLVAEGRSSETPVAAIHWGTKADQQTIVGTLDNIVARTEAVHLEPPTVIVVGEVVRLRGQLNWFETKPLFGKRIVLTRAQEQAHEFSQLLAAYGAEPVEVPTIQIVPPVSWQAIDDAINRLNTYQWLIFTSVNGVRPFMDRLHAAGKDARALAPLRICAIGPRTAQELSIHGLRADIVPAEFQAEGVIAALAQVGIRGSRLLIPRAEVAREILPEQLSELGAVVDVIPVYRTIAPTVDVASLTQQLCDGRVAALTFTSSSTVRNFVELFGGQEAVTKLVAQVAIACIGPITARTAEEYGLTVTIMPIENTVPALTEAIVRHFSEGVRVAVSAHG, from the coding sequence ATGACGACAACGAGAAGGTCAGGAAAGGTCTATTTGGTTGGAGCGGGACCAGGCGATCCTGGCCTCCTGACACTGAAAGGGAAGGCATGCCTGGAGCAGGCCGATGTCGTGCTCTACGATTTTCTCGCCAATCCGGCCTTGCTGCAGTATGTTCCGGCCACGGCGCAGCGCATCTATGTTGGGCGACGGGGGCGTGGTCAGTATCGAGACCAAGCCGATATCAATCGGCTGCTGATTGAACGGGCTCAAGAGGGACATGTGGTGGTCCGGCTCAAGGGTGGAGACCCCTTTGTATTCGGGCGTGGCGGAGAAGAAGCGGAAGCGGTGGCCGCTGCAGGGATCGATTTTGAGGTGGTCCCTGGAGTGACAGCGGCGATTGCGGTGCCTGCCTATGCGGGTATTCCGGTGACCCATCGCACCCTGGCCTCCACGGTTACGTTTGTGACCGGTCATGAAGATCCCACCAAACCGGAGACCCTGTTGGAATGGCCTAAGTTGGCGGGCGCATCTGGCACGCTCGTATTCATGATGGGGATGAAGAATCTCCCCTCGATTGTTGGCCACTTAGTGGCAGAAGGTCGGTCGTCTGAGACGCCGGTAGCGGCGATTCATTGGGGGACCAAGGCGGATCAACAGACCATCGTGGGGACTTTGGACAATATTGTGGCGAGAACCGAAGCCGTGCACCTCGAACCGCCGACGGTGATCGTCGTGGGCGAGGTGGTGCGACTACGAGGGCAGCTGAATTGGTTTGAGACCAAGCCGCTCTTTGGGAAACGCATTGTGCTGACCAGGGCTCAGGAGCAGGCGCACGAGTTTTCTCAGTTACTTGCGGCTTACGGAGCGGAGCCAGTGGAGGTGCCGACGATTCAAATCGTCCCTCCGGTCAGTTGGCAGGCGATCGATGATGCGATCAATCGTCTTAATACCTATCAATGGCTGATCTTTACCAGCGTGAATGGGGTGAGGCCCTTCATGGATCGTCTCCATGCCGCAGGTAAAGATGCGCGCGCCTTGGCGCCGCTTCGTATTTGCGCGATTGGACCGCGCACTGCACAGGAATTGAGCATCCATGGATTGAGGGCGGATATCGTTCCAGCCGAGTTTCAAGCAGAAGGGGTCATTGCCGCGTTGGCTCAGGTGGGCATCCGTGGGAGCCGTCTGCTGATTCCACGTGCCGAAGTCGCTCGTGAGATTTTGCCGGAACAGTTGAGTGAGTTGGGGGCGGTTGTCGATGTGATTCCGGTCTACCGGACGATCGCTCCGACGGTAGATGTCGCGTCTTTGACGCAGCAACTTTGCGATGGCCGGGTGGCGGCGCTCACCTTTACGAGTTCGTCCACTGTGCGCAACTTTGTGGAGCTTTTTGGGGGGCAAGAGGCGGTCACGAAACTCGTGGCTCAGGTGGCGATTGCCTGCATCGGACCGATTACGGCACGTACGGCGGAAGAATATGGGTTGACGGTGACGATCATGCCGATTGAAAATACAGTGCCGGCATTGACCGAGGCCATTGTCCGGCATTTCAGTGAAGGGGTGCGAGTGGCCGTTTCTGCACATGGATAG
- a CDS encoding CBS domain-containing protein: protein MVAVKSFMVPREKFITVERDTDAQTAARIMRDRGIGSLFVTNGKEIVGILTDTDMVRRVVAAGADTHKTTVEQIMSAPILTIEENKTLLDANDLMAQTHIRHLGVTRDGGLVGMISVRDLVVFLTNLPRK, encoded by the coding sequence ATGGTTGCAGTCAAGTCGTTCATGGTTCCGAGAGAGAAGTTTATTACGGTTGAGCGGGATACCGATGCCCAGACAGCGGCACGTATCATGCGGGATCGTGGGATTGGCAGCCTGTTCGTGACGAACGGGAAGGAGATTGTCGGCATTTTGACCGATACCGATATGGTTCGGCGGGTGGTGGCGGCTGGAGCGGATACTCATAAGACGACGGTTGAGCAGATTATGTCGGCCCCGATTTTGACGATCGAGGAGAACAAGACGTTGCTCGATGCCAACGATCTGATGGCTCAAACGCATATTCGCCATCTTGGCGTGACGCGGGATGGCGGGTTGGTCGGTATGATTTCCGTTCGCGACCTCGTCGTGTTTTTAACGAATCTTCCAAGAAAGTAA
- the hemB gene encoding porphobilinogen synthase, with product MAFPIQRLRRLRQQEAFRRMVRETNLAPSDFIYPLFVVEGRDRREAIASMPGQFRLSVDLLVKEAREVVALGIPAIILFGIPDRKDARGSSGFDPNGIVQRAVKAVKDQVPGVMVITDVCIDEYTDHGHCGIVKDGRILNDETLDCLRTMARTHAQAGADMVAPSDMMDGRVAAIRTELDQAGFPELPIMAYAAKFASCFYAPFRDAAGSSPQFGDRQSYQMDPANRREALREIALDVEEGADIIMVKPALPYLDIIAAARAQMLLPVAAYQVSGEYSMIKAAAQAGWLDESRAMMESLLSIKRAGADLILTYFAKDAARLLH from the coding sequence ATGGCTTTTCCCATTCAGAGGCTCAGACGGTTGCGGCAGCAGGAGGCCTTTCGCCGTATGGTACGGGAGACGAACCTGGCCCCTTCCGACTTCATCTATCCGCTGTTCGTCGTCGAAGGACGAGATCGGCGGGAGGCGATCGCCTCGATGCCGGGCCAGTTCAGGCTCTCGGTCGATCTCTTGGTGAAAGAGGCCCGCGAGGTTGTGGCCTTGGGCATTCCCGCGATCATTCTGTTCGGGATTCCGGATCGGAAAGATGCGCGGGGAAGTTCAGGGTTCGATCCGAACGGCATCGTGCAGCGGGCGGTCAAAGCGGTGAAGGACCAGGTGCCTGGCGTGATGGTCATCACCGACGTCTGCATCGACGAATACACCGATCATGGGCATTGCGGGATCGTCAAGGACGGGCGCATCCTCAACGATGAAACGCTGGATTGTCTCCGTACCATGGCCAGAACCCATGCGCAAGCCGGGGCCGATATGGTGGCTCCATCCGATATGATGGATGGGCGAGTGGCGGCGATTCGGACGGAATTGGATCAGGCAGGATTTCCTGAGCTGCCGATCATGGCCTATGCCGCAAAATTCGCGTCCTGCTTTTATGCGCCGTTTCGGGATGCGGCCGGTTCAAGCCCGCAATTTGGCGATCGGCAATCCTATCAAATGGATCCGGCCAACCGACGGGAAGCGCTTCGCGAAATTGCCCTTGATGTCGAGGAGGGGGCCGACATCATCATGGTGAAACCGGCATTGCCGTATCTCGATATTATTGCCGCGGCCAGGGCGCAGATGTTGTTGCCGGTGGCGGCCTATCAAGTGAGTGGTGAGTACAGCATGATTAAAGCGGCCGCCCAAGCCGGTTGGCTCGATGAATCGCGCGCCATGATGGAATCGTTGCTCTCGATCAAGCGGGCTGGCGCAGATCTCATTTTGACCTACTTTGCTAAAGACGCGGCGCGTCTCCTTCACTGA
- a CDS encoding bifunctional riboflavin kinase/FAD synthetase, with protein sequence MLKVTRGLSGKCPPRAYPVATIGNFDGHHLGHRALLQTVVETARKAQGTALVLTFDPHPVKILAPHIDLRFLTSPEEKLAHFEAAGIDEVVFLEFSPTFAAMSPDEFAEGILHRSLTLSELFVGNHFAFGKGRAGHIEDLIRLGGLYSFRVHPVTPVMLEGGVVSSTRIRQLIQAGNVEQAATLLGRFYGIRGTVVHGMQQGEAMGWPTANLQIPVDRVVPPDGVYAARTVHGAQTSDAIAYIGTRPTFGAGERLIEVNLLDQRCDLYGQEITVQFVARVRGDHTFASADELSQQIVRDVAQARRSLQRIPQGVQ encoded by the coding sequence ATGCTCAAAGTCACGCGTGGGCTGTCCGGTAAATGTCCTCCACGTGCGTATCCAGTCGCCACGATCGGTAATTTCGACGGCCACCACCTAGGCCATCGCGCGCTGCTGCAGACGGTCGTCGAGACGGCCAGGAAGGCGCAGGGGACTGCGCTCGTCCTGACCTTCGATCCGCATCCGGTCAAAATTCTCGCACCCCATATCGACCTTCGCTTTCTGACCAGCCCCGAGGAAAAGTTGGCGCATTTCGAGGCCGCAGGAATCGATGAAGTGGTGTTTCTGGAGTTTAGCCCCACATTCGCAGCGATGAGTCCTGATGAATTTGCAGAAGGCATCCTGCATCGATCTCTCACCCTCTCCGAACTGTTTGTCGGGAATCATTTTGCCTTTGGGAAGGGTCGGGCAGGACATATCGAAGATCTCATACGTCTCGGTGGGCTGTATAGTTTCCGCGTGCATCCTGTGACTCCCGTGATGCTTGAGGGAGGCGTGGTGAGTTCGACCAGGATTCGTCAGCTCATTCAGGCAGGGAACGTGGAGCAGGCTGCCACGCTCCTCGGGCGTTTCTACGGGATTCGCGGTACGGTAGTGCATGGGATGCAGCAGGGGGAAGCGATGGGCTGGCCCACGGCGAATCTACAGATCCCGGTCGATCGCGTCGTGCCGCCTGATGGCGTCTATGCCGCGAGAACGGTCCACGGGGCTCAGACGTCTGATGCGATCGCCTATATCGGGACCAGGCCGACTTTCGGTGCAGGGGAGCGCCTGATTGAAGTCAATTTATTGGATCAGCGCTGCGATCTCTATGGCCAGGAGATCACCGTGCAGTTTGTGGCGCGCGTGCGCGGCGATCATACCTTTGCCTCTGCCGATGAGCTGTCGCAGCAGATCGTCCGTGATGTGGCGCAGGCGCGCAGGAGCTTGCAGCGAATCCCACAGGGAGTTCAGTGA
- the tilS gene encoding tRNA lysidine(34) synthetase TilS, whose translation MAVEAAITRTSSRPAVRLALLTHLVRTVRQHQLFVPGQHLLVAVSGGPDSIALLSLLHRLAQSWRLTLTAIHCNYGLRGAESDGDESFVRDFCQERQLSLVIHRPTLVKRRQRSSLQARARDARYDFMRQLAYEVGAVRIAVGHTANDQAETVLMRMLRGAGMAGLAGIPYTREDGIIRPLLASTREEVLTYLGHEGLTYRRDSSNEKPLYYRNRIRKDLLPVITRLAPAAVRVLQRQADVVREDERYLEQVTRDLVQALVSPDFGGVQRVNLQAFMELPVALQRRLVRTILRTYDEEGRASSLQVVESVRYVLLKGKTGVRLSLTQALVILDQGSVQFRPVGGEDKGAVGAGQRKGESLRLSVPSTVYWARTNQQIHVQRMARHDAEPGDVGLSVQRALFDADRCSEPLLVRSWQVGDRFSPRGMKGKSQKLQDFFTDRKIARCRREEIPLLVAPEGILWVVGMRQDERFVVRRGTTNCLMVSVSHRDLEKE comes from the coding sequence ATGGCTGTTGAGGCGGCGATCACGCGGACGTCCAGCAGACCTGCTGTACGTCTGGCTTTATTGACTCATCTCGTGCGAACGGTGCGTCAGCACCAGCTATTCGTTCCCGGCCAGCACCTCTTGGTGGCGGTATCGGGCGGGCCCGATTCGATCGCGCTGTTGTCTCTGCTGCATCGCCTGGCCCAGTCCTGGAGACTCACGCTCACGGCAATCCATTGTAACTACGGCTTGCGTGGAGCGGAGTCCGACGGCGATGAATCGTTTGTCAGGGATTTTTGTCAGGAACGGCAGCTGTCTCTTGTCATCCATCGACCCACGCTGGTCAAACGACGCCAGCGCTCATCGCTTCAGGCCAGGGCCCGTGACGCACGGTATGACTTCATGCGGCAATTGGCTTATGAGGTCGGGGCTGTCCGCATTGCGGTTGGTCATACCGCCAATGACCAGGCTGAAACGGTGCTCATGCGGATGTTGCGCGGGGCAGGGATGGCCGGGTTAGCCGGGATCCCGTATACGCGTGAGGACGGAATCATTCGCCCGCTCTTGGCCTCCACTCGTGAGGAGGTGTTGACCTATTTGGGGCATGAAGGACTGACCTACCGCCGCGACTCGAGCAATGAGAAGCCGCTCTATTATCGTAACCGGATTAGGAAAGACCTCCTTCCGGTGATCACTCGGTTGGCTCCGGCTGCCGTCCGTGTGCTGCAGCGACAGGCAGATGTTGTGCGTGAAGACGAACGGTACTTGGAACAGGTGACGAGGGATTTGGTGCAGGCGCTCGTGAGTCCTGATTTCGGAGGCGTGCAACGAGTCAATCTCCAGGCCTTCATGGAGTTGCCGGTTGCTCTTCAGCGGAGGCTCGTTCGGACAATCTTACGGACCTATGACGAAGAGGGGCGCGCGAGTAGCCTTCAGGTGGTGGAGTCGGTTCGGTATGTTTTGCTCAAGGGAAAGACCGGAGTTCGGCTGTCGTTGACGCAGGCCCTCGTGATTCTGGATCAGGGGTCGGTGCAATTTCGTCCCGTAGGAGGGGAGGACAAGGGGGCGGTTGGTGCGGGCCAGAGAAAGGGTGAGAGCCTCCGTCTTTCAGTGCCGTCAACGGTCTATTGGGCTAGAACGAATCAGCAAATTCATGTACAACGTATGGCTCGCCATGATGCGGAGCCGGGAGACGTGGGTTTGTCAGTACAACGAGCCTTGTTCGATGCCGACCGATGCTCGGAGCCGCTTCTGGTTCGGTCCTGGCAAGTCGGCGATCGATTCTCTCCTCGAGGGATGAAGGGGAAGAGTCAGAAACTCCAAGATTTCTTTACCGATCGGAAGATCGCGCGTTGCCGGCGGGAGGAGATTCCATTGTTGGTCGCGCCCGAAGGGATTCTGTGGGTCGTGGGGATGCGGCAGGATGAACGTTTCGTGGTCCGTCGAGGGACAACCAACTGTCTGATGGTATCGGTGAGCCATAGGGACTTAGAGAAGGAGTAG